The proteins below are encoded in one region of Candidatus Ozemobacteraceae bacterium:
- a CDS encoding YifB family Mg chelatase-like AAA ATPase, whose translation MFTRVVSGAITGYDPILVEVEVDLAPGLPTFNVVGLPDTSVNESRERVRAAIKNAGFDLPAKRITVNLAPADIRKEGSGLDLPLALALLTCAQAFPADKLEDLLIIGELSLDGRLRHTKGILPLALLAREKGLRGLIVPAANAREARVVPGLNVHAFETLADLVSQLVSAGDLPLQAGKEESEVVSSTSEDGEASFNHIDLAEIKGQTASRRAIEIAAAGGHCLLLSGPPGSGKTMLARALPTILPPLTFDEAIEVTRIYSVRGLVPPGGGLIERRPFRDPHHTVSDAALIGGGRTPGPGEVSLAHHGVLFLDELPEFRKAVLEGLREPLSEGRVSISRAAGAACFPARFLLVGAMNPCPCGFAGDPARHCTCSARQVLAYQQKLSGPLLDRIDLHIHVPRLSPEELSSSKPNEDSATVRERVAAARRRQHARHPRGPLMLNAHLPPRRLKSDAILDDAAQHLLLQAVRRFNLSARAYDKIVRVARTIADLEGTAGISPAHVAEAVQYRLFEAPNAVPS comes from the coding sequence ATGTTCACGCGGGTGGTTTCCGGGGCGATCACGGGGTATGATCCGATCCTCGTCGAAGTAGAGGTCGATCTCGCTCCGGGTCTGCCGACGTTCAACGTCGTCGGATTGCCCGACACCTCGGTCAACGAATCGCGCGAACGCGTCAGAGCCGCGATCAAAAACGCCGGCTTCGATCTCCCCGCAAAGCGGATCACGGTGAATCTCGCCCCGGCCGACATCCGGAAAGAAGGCTCGGGGCTCGATCTTCCGCTCGCACTGGCGCTTCTGACGTGCGCCCAGGCCTTTCCGGCCGACAAACTCGAAGATCTGCTGATCATCGGCGAACTCTCCCTCGACGGCCGCCTCAGGCACACGAAGGGCATCCTTCCGCTCGCGCTGCTGGCACGGGAAAAGGGCCTTCGAGGACTGATCGTCCCCGCCGCCAACGCCCGGGAAGCCCGCGTCGTGCCCGGCCTGAACGTGCACGCCTTCGAAACCCTCGCCGACCTCGTTTCGCAGCTCGTCTCTGCAGGCGATCTTCCTCTTCAGGCGGGCAAAGAGGAATCCGAAGTGGTCTCATCGACGTCCGAAGACGGCGAAGCGTCGTTCAATCACATCGATCTTGCCGAAATCAAGGGCCAGACGGCCTCACGCCGGGCCATCGAGATTGCCGCGGCAGGCGGCCATTGCCTCCTGCTCTCCGGGCCGCCGGGTTCCGGAAAGACGATGCTGGCACGGGCTCTGCCCACGATCCTGCCGCCGCTGACGTTCGACGAGGCGATCGAAGTGACTCGCATCTACAGCGTGCGCGGTCTGGTTCCGCCGGGTGGGGGCCTGATCGAGCGGCGCCCGTTCCGCGACCCGCACCACACCGTTTCCGACGCGGCGCTGATCGGCGGCGGCCGCACGCCCGGTCCGGGAGAGGTTTCCCTGGCGCATCACGGCGTGCTGTTTCTCGACGAGCTTCCCGAGTTCCGCAAGGCGGTCCTCGAAGGACTTCGCGAACCCCTTTCCGAAGGCAGAGTCTCCATCTCCCGAGCGGCCGGGGCAGCCTGCTTCCCCGCCCGCTTCCTGCTCGTCGGGGCGATGAACCCCTGCCCGTGCGGTTTTGCGGGCGATCCCGCCAGGCACTGCACCTGCTCGGCCCGCCAGGTTCTCGCGTATCAGCAGAAACTCTCGGGGCCGCTTCTCGACCGCATCGACCTCCACATTCACGTGCCGCGCCTTTCCCCGGAGGAACTCTCCTCGTCCAAGCCGAACGAAGACTCGGCAACCGTCCGGGAGCGCGTCGCAGCCGCGAGGCGGCGTCAGCACGCGCGCCATCCGCGCGGCCCCCTCATGCTGAATGCGCATCTTCCCCCCCGGCGGCTCAAGTCGGATGCGATTCTCGACGATGCGGCGCAGCATCTTCTGCTCCAGGCCGTCCGTCGCTTCAACCTGTCGGCCAGGGCATACGACAAGATCGTCCGCGTCGCCCGCACCATCGCCGACCTGGAGGGCACCGCCGGCATCTCTCCTGCCCACGTCGCCGAAGCCGTCCAGTATCGCCTCTTCGAAGCCCCCAACGCCGTTCCCAGTTGA
- the murC gene encoding UDP-N-acetylmuramate--L-alanine ligase: MEQCNRIHFIGIGGVGMSGLAQICLTAGKPVSGSDVASNANTRALSAAGARIFIGHAAANIPADAAKVVVSTAISAENDELLEARRRNLPICHRSDLLAELFLDANTGIAVAGCHGKTTVSSMISTVLVEAGQDPTCVVGGFVPALNGNARAGRSELFVAEADESDATFLKYFPHSAVITNIDNDHMDHYESLDAIIKAFEIFASHINPDGTLYLCTDDPIARNMTLPENRRITTYGISNPADVMATEIDLQPFGSRFTLVIGGVLRGTFELRVPGRHNVLNALPVIAFGLDIGLTVRQIQDGLRRFRGAGRRFELKGTCDGVTVIDDYGHHPNEIKATLAAAKSLNANRVIVVFQPHRYTRTQFLSREFGRCFSECDKVFITEIYAASEQPIPGVSSKLIIDQMPVADRRKAKQVKTSDDLAFQLMQMLEPGDVVFTLGAGTITNLGTELLDRMRMRAHQLAELTAQPAV; this comes from the coding sequence ATGGAACAGTGCAACAGGATCCATTTCATCGGCATCGGCGGTGTGGGAATGAGCGGTCTCGCGCAGATCTGTCTCACCGCCGGCAAGCCGGTCAGCGGGTCTGATGTAGCCTCCAATGCCAACACCAGAGCCCTTTCCGCCGCCGGAGCCCGCATCTTCATCGGGCACGCCGCCGCGAACATCCCTGCCGATGCAGCGAAGGTCGTCGTTTCAACCGCCATTTCCGCCGAGAACGACGAGCTTCTGGAAGCGCGCCGCCGGAATCTCCCGATCTGCCACCGCTCCGATCTGCTCGCCGAGCTGTTCCTCGACGCGAACACCGGAATCGCGGTCGCCGGCTGCCACGGCAAGACGACCGTCTCATCGATGATCTCGACGGTGCTCGTCGAAGCCGGCCAGGATCCCACCTGCGTCGTCGGCGGCTTCGTGCCCGCCCTGAACGGAAACGCGCGCGCCGGCCGTTCCGAACTGTTCGTCGCCGAAGCCGATGAGAGCGACGCCACGTTCCTCAAGTATTTCCCGCACAGCGCTGTCATCACGAACATCGACAACGACCACATGGACCACTACGAGAGCCTCGACGCGATCATCAAGGCATTCGAGATCTTCGCGAGCCATATCAATCCCGACGGCACGCTCTACCTCTGCACCGACGATCCGATCGCGCGGAACATGACGCTTCCCGAAAACCGGCGGATCACCACCTACGGCATTTCCAACCCGGCCGATGTGATGGCCACCGAGATCGACCTCCAGCCGTTCGGCTCGAGATTCACGCTCGTCATCGGCGGCGTCCTGCGCGGCACGTTCGAGCTGCGCGTTCCCGGGCGGCATAACGTTCTCAACGCCCTTCCCGTGATCGCGTTCGGCCTCGATATCGGTCTCACCGTGCGCCAGATCCAGGACGGCCTCCGGCGCTTCCGCGGGGCCGGCCGCCGCTTCGAGCTGAAGGGCACCTGCGACGGCGTCACCGTCATCGACGATTACGGCCACCACCCGAACGAGATCAAGGCGACCCTCGCCGCGGCCAAGTCGCTGAATGCGAACCGCGTCATCGTCGTGTTCCAGCCGCACCGGTACACCCGCACCCAGTTCCTGAGCCGCGAGTTCGGCCGCTGCTTCTCGGAGTGCGACAAGGTGTTCATCACCGAGATCTACGCCGCTTCCGAACAGCCGATCCCGGGCGTGTCCAGCAAGCTGATCATCGACCAGATGCCGGTCGCCGACCGGCGCAAGGCGAAACAGGTCAAGACCTCCGACGACCTGGCGTTCCAGCTGATGCAGATGCTCGAGCCGGGCGACGTGGTCTTCACCCTCGGCGCCGGCACGATCACCAACCTGGGAACGGAACTGCTCGACCGGATGCGCATGAGAGCGCACCAGCTCGCCGAGCTCACCGCCCAGCCCGCCGTCTGA
- a CDS encoding S1/P1 nuclease, with the protein MVILLLCGITDVRMAGAWSGPGHRIIAILAADLLRTDRPIPGISSDVADAKGAYVEAMRLLSAERRPATLVSVAGWADHVRPQRPETEHYHYVEIPFDAPGYDERRDAPNGDFIVNAFLRMQNDVGNTEKSERERREALKFLVHIVGDLHQPLHCIDRGDAGGNTTIVELNGEKMKLHHVWDFRIVESFGMNEKQIARMLLEKILATDTAALATGTVTDWVNESHALGHEWGYSYQPGFVISSEWLARVRPVAEMQLMRAGVRLARVLKERLRPATRQELIERLRRSIKSGAETAGPGKGTISH; encoded by the coding sequence TTGGTCATCCTTCTTCTCTGCGGCATCACGGATGTCCGGATGGCAGGCGCATGGAGCGGCCCCGGCCATCGGATCATCGCCATCCTCGCCGCGGATCTCCTCAGGACCGATCGGCCGATTCCCGGCATCAGCTCGGATGTCGCGGATGCGAAGGGCGCATACGTAGAGGCGATGCGCCTGCTCTCGGCAGAACGTCGTCCCGCCACGCTCGTTTCCGTTGCCGGATGGGCCGATCATGTCCGGCCCCAGAGACCGGAAACGGAGCATTATCATTACGTGGAGATTCCGTTCGACGCCCCTGGATACGATGAAAGACGGGATGCGCCGAATGGCGATTTCATCGTGAACGCGTTCCTGCGCATGCAGAACGATGTCGGAAATACGGAGAAATCAGAACGGGAACGACGGGAAGCGCTGAAATTCCTTGTCCATATCGTCGGTGACCTTCATCAGCCGCTCCATTGCATCGATCGCGGTGACGCCGGTGGAAACACCACGATCGTCGAGCTGAATGGCGAAAAGATGAAGCTTCATCATGTCTGGGATTTTCGCATCGTCGAGTCGTTCGGAATGAACGAGAAGCAGATCGCCCGCATGCTCCTCGAAAAGATCCTGGCTACCGACACCGCCGCCCTCGCCACCGGCACGGTTACGGACTGGGTGAACGAGTCTCACGCACTCGGTCACGAATGGGGCTATTCGTATCAGCCCGGGTTCGTCATTTCGTCGGAATGGCTCGCGCGCGTGAGACCCGTGGCCGAGATGCAGTTGATGCGGGCCGGCGTTCGCCTTGCCCGGGTTCTGAAAGAACGGTTGCGGCCCGCAACCCGGCAGGAGCTGATCGAACGCCTGCGCCGCTCGATCAAAAGCGGCGCAGAAACGGCCGGGCCCGGGAAGGGGACGATATCGCATTGA
- a CDS encoding phosphate acyltransferase, giving the protein MRFCDLDSKLKAGRVPLAICMPEDVDAILAAKEASELGYVDCIFVGNPAVIDPLLTREAPGFKPRIVEALTPEAAAAKTVELVRTGHAKALMKGTISTPILLKAVLNSETGIKMSSVLSHVLVFEWNGSFRFLTDGGMLPHPTLAEKQEILMNAVHIAKRLGTAEPKVAVLSAAETVNVKMPSSVDAAVLAKMGERKQFKGCTVDGPLALDNAISLESAHHKGLYNDIVGQADILLAPDIDTGNILGKSMMYFAGMQTGGLIVGATVPVILLSRSDTKEIRINSIKLALAAGS; this is encoded by the coding sequence ATGCGATTCTGCGATCTCGATTCGAAATTGAAAGCCGGCCGTGTCCCGCTCGCGATCTGCATGCCGGAGGACGTCGACGCGATTCTCGCCGCGAAGGAAGCTTCCGAGCTCGGGTATGTCGACTGCATCTTCGTCGGCAATCCCGCCGTCATCGATCCGTTGCTGACCCGGGAGGCTCCCGGCTTCAAGCCACGCATCGTCGAAGCCCTCACGCCCGAAGCCGCCGCCGCGAAAACGGTCGAACTCGTCCGGACAGGCCATGCGAAGGCGCTGATGAAGGGGACGATTTCGACCCCCATCCTTCTCAAGGCCGTCCTGAACTCCGAAACCGGCATCAAGATGAGCTCCGTTCTCTCGCACGTGCTGGTGTTCGAATGGAACGGCTCGTTCCGGTTCCTCACCGACGGCGGGATGCTCCCCCACCCGACCCTCGCCGAGAAGCAGGAAATCCTGATGAACGCCGTCCACATCGCGAAGCGGCTCGGCACGGCCGAGCCGAAAGTCGCCGTTCTTTCGGCCGCCGAGACGGTGAACGTCAAGATGCCCAGTTCGGTCGATGCCGCCGTGCTGGCCAAGATGGGCGAGCGGAAGCAGTTCAAGGGCTGCACCGTCGACGGTCCCCTCGCCCTCGACAACGCCATCTCCCTCGAATCGGCGCATCACAAGGGCCTTTACAACGACATCGTCGGCCAGGCCGACATTCTCCTCGCCCCCGATATCGACACCGGCAACATCCTGGGCAAGTCGATGATGTATTTCGCCGGCATGCAGACCGGCGGACTGATCGTCGGCGCGACGGTTCCCGTCATCCTCCTCTCCCGCTCCGACACCAAGGAAATCCGCATCAACTCGATCAAGCTCGCCCTCGCCGCCGGCTCATAA
- a CDS encoding DUF1810 domain-containing protein, which yields MTDHEQGRSKNGENIGTSGDAFNLERFVQAQNDVYDDVLVELKNGRKRSHWMWFVFPQFEGLGFSPISEMYSIKSLAEATAYIAHPVLGPRLIECAETVLGVEGRSAHEIFGSPDDMKLKSCATLFARVSPPGSPFHRILDKYYSGVQDDRTLELLGDQRQA from the coding sequence ATGACCGATCATGAACAAGGTCGTTCGAAAAACGGCGAAAATATCGGAACATCCGGTGATGCGTTCAACCTCGAACGCTTCGTGCAGGCGCAAAACGATGTTTATGACGACGTGCTCGTCGAACTCAAAAACGGCAGAAAACGTTCCCACTGGATGTGGTTCGTCTTCCCGCAGTTCGAAGGTCTCGGCTTCAGCCCGATCTCCGAGATGTATTCGATCAAAAGCCTCGCCGAGGCGACGGCATACATCGCTCATCCCGTTCTCGGCCCAAGGCTCATCGAGTGCGCCGAGACCGTTCTCGGCGTCGAGGGCCGGTCGGCCCACGAAATCTTCGGCTCGCCGGACGACATGAAGTTGAAATCCTGCGCCACGCTGTTCGCCCGCGTCTCGCCTCCCGGGTCGCCATTCCACCGGATTCTTGACAAGTATTATTCCGGCGTCCAGGACGACAGAACGCTCGAACTGCTGGGCGATCAGAGACAGGCCTAA
- a CDS encoding cyclic nucleotide-binding domain-containing protein has translation MIQTDFLKGVALFSGLGDDEFKRLNERAEVVKFVRDAFICKEGQKADSMYIIRSGIVQVFCDDGHGGRKILTHLKQGEYFGEMALFTDEPRTASVIALAETDVIRLKKDDLYAILESAPKVSIAIIRTLCERLARANIGSAGVKTGSVYAVMGPDTSSGKSLFARNLALAMQQNLGKDVLLFDPNLRDDRVARQLGVEQRSRIIDELVDRERIADLKKYIVKAPCGLMTLLPQENGLTDLRLKEFHTFALIKTILESFEFIVIDSSSMFTKVTKEILESSSKIVYLISSKNVSVRGLIDHFEETRRTWKIAPERVVYGVNRLTDDPKQEGVISEADRKLISFEIPFDKALHQRREPDRETLVQRDPAHPLATVAKKQAEAILYDQVLTIALPALENDAARRELAKRWAETGVQELSKSLRNVELKSSKDAQGNACHLLSGRTAKWLLNQQMVTVIDFAGKYKQEFALDKIIFTLNGQESTV, from the coding sequence ATGATTCAGACCGATTTTCTCAAGGGAGTCGCTCTTTTTTCAGGTCTCGGCGATGATGAATTCAAGCGCCTGAACGAGCGCGCCGAAGTCGTCAAGTTCGTGCGTGATGCCTTCATCTGCAAAGAAGGCCAGAAAGCCGACTCGATGTATATCATTCGCTCCGGTATCGTCCAGGTGTTCTGCGACGACGGACACGGCGGCAGAAAGATCCTGACCCACCTGAAGCAGGGCGAGTATTTCGGGGAAATGGCCCTGTTCACCGATGAACCGCGCACCGCCAGCGTCATCGCCCTCGCAGAGACGGACGTGATCCGGCTCAAGAAGGATGACCTGTATGCGATTCTCGAGTCGGCACCCAAGGTCTCGATCGCCATCATTCGCACCCTTTGCGAACGCCTCGCCCGCGCGAACATCGGAAGCGCCGGAGTCAAGACCGGCTCGGTGTATGCGGTCATGGGCCCCGACACATCGTCAGGCAAGAGCCTGTTCGCGCGCAACCTCGCCCTCGCGATGCAGCAGAATCTCGGCAAGGACGTTCTCCTGTTCGACCCGAACCTGCGTGACGACCGCGTCGCCCGCCAGCTCGGCGTCGAGCAGCGCTCGCGCATCATCGACGAGCTCGTCGACCGCGAGCGGATCGCCGACCTGAAGAAATACATCGTGAAGGCCCCCTGCGGCCTCATGACGCTGCTGCCCCAGGAAAACGGCCTGACCGACCTCCGCCTGAAGGAGTTCCACACCTTTGCCCTGATCAAAACCATCCTCGAATCCTTCGAGTTCATCGTCATCGATTCGAGCTCGATGTTCACGAAAGTGACCAAGGAGATTCTCGAGTCGAGCAGCAAGATCGTGTATCTGATCTCGAGCAAGAACGTCTCCGTGCGCGGCCTGATCGACCATTTCGAGGAAACACGCCGCACCTGGAAGATCGCCCCCGAGCGCGTTGTCTACGGCGTAAACCGACTGACCGACGATCCGAAGCAGGAAGGCGTCATATCCGAGGCTGACCGCAAGCTCATCTCGTTCGAGATCCCCTTCGACAAGGCGCTTCACCAGCGCCGCGAGCCCGATCGCGAAACCCTGGTGCAGCGCGACCCCGCCCACCCGCTCGCCACCGTCGCGAAGAAGCAGGCCGAAGCGATCCTCTACGACCAGGTTCTCACGATCGCCCTGCCGGCTCTCGAAAACGACGCCGCCCGCCGCGAGCTCGCGAAACGCTGGGCCGAAACCGGCGTCCAGGAACTGTCGAAGAGCCTGCGCAACGTCGAGCTCAAAAGCTCGAAAGATGCCCAGGGCAACGCCTGCCACCTGCTGAGCGGCCGCACGGCAAAATGGCTGCTGAACCAGCAGATGGTCACCGTCATCGACTTCGCCGGCAAATACAAACAGGAGTTCGCCCTCGACAAGATCATCTTCACCCTCAACGGCCAGGAAAGCACCGTGTAA
- the buk gene encoding butyrate kinase, with translation MSVSPRLLVINPGSTTTKIALFDGENVRELHELEHDRAELAKFPTTLSQLEYRRDALHKALAFWNTPVSSLSAVISRGSPLKPLVSGVYAISDAMLDDIRGGKLQDHASHLGPLLAHEIAEEAKIPAFIADPVSVDEFDEIAKISGWPELPRGTLSHALNIKAMLRETAEERGVAPETLNAVVAHLGGGFSIAAVRKGRIIDVNNANDGGPFSPERVGTLPLVGLLKMCFSGKYTYDQLRKMFIGKGGLMAHLGTADVREVIKRIDAGDEKAKLVLEAMCYHISKEIGAMAAALCGKVDAIIMTGGVSYNARVVEWIRERVGFIAPLVVKPGQNEMKALASHAVRALRDPSIVRQY, from the coding sequence AGCTCGAGCACGACCGCGCCGAACTCGCGAAGTTCCCGACGACCCTTTCCCAGCTCGAATACCGACGCGATGCCCTGCACAAGGCGCTTGCGTTCTGGAACACACCCGTTTCGTCGCTCTCGGCCGTCATCAGCCGGGGATCGCCCCTGAAACCCCTCGTGAGCGGCGTGTACGCCATCAGCGACGCGATGCTGGACGACATCAGGGGCGGCAAGCTCCAGGACCACGCCTCGCACCTGGGCCCCCTGCTGGCGCACGAGATCGCCGAGGAAGCGAAGATCCCGGCATTCATCGCCGATCCCGTCTCGGTCGACGAGTTCGACGAGATCGCGAAAATCAGCGGATGGCCGGAGCTGCCCCGCGGCACCCTTTCCCACGCGCTCAACATCAAGGCGATGCTCCGCGAGACCGCCGAGGAGCGCGGCGTCGCACCGGAAACGCTGAACGCCGTCGTGGCGCACCTGGGCGGAGGCTTCTCGATCGCCGCCGTCCGAAAGGGAAGGATCATCGACGTCAACAACGCCAACGACGGCGGCCCCTTCTCGCCCGAGCGGGTCGGCACCCTGCCGCTGGTCGGCCTTCTCAAGATGTGCTTCAGCGGGAAATACACCTACGACCAGCTCCGGAAGATGTTCATCGGCAAGGGCGGCCTCATGGCGCACCTCGGCACAGCCGACGTTCGGGAAGTCATCAAGCGGATCGACGCCGGTGACGAGAAGGCGAAGCTCGTGCTCGAAGCCATGTGCTACCACATTTCGAAGGAGATCGGCGCCATGGCCGCGGCCCTCTGCGGCAAGGTCGACGCGATCATCATGACCGGCGGCGTCTCTTACAACGCACGGGTCGTCGAGTGGATCCGCGAGCGGGTCGGTTTCATCGCGCCGCTCGTCGTGAAGCCCGGCCAGAACGAGATGAAGGCCCTCGCCTCCCATGCCGTGCGCGCCCTCAGGGATCCTTCGATCGTCAGGCAGTATTGA
- a CDS encoding uracil-DNA glycosylase yields the protein MTTQGSNSKTDDGKSRPKIDCHRCVHYFVTWQPSAPHGCRGHGFKSRQIPSVVVQSSSGMPCLLYTPKR from the coding sequence ATGACGACACAAGGTTCGAACAGCAAAACGGACGACGGCAAGAGCCGGCCGAAGATCGACTGCCACCGGTGCGTGCACTATTTCGTCACCTGGCAGCCGTCGGCTCCGCACGGGTGCCGGGGGCACGGGTTCAAATCGCGGCAGATTCCTTCGGTCGTCGTTCAGTCGAGCTCGGGAATGCCTTGCCTACTCTATACGCCCAAGCGGTGA
- a CDS encoding M48 family metallopeptidase, translating to MMRYVWALVIAWALVRAILLGFAWYGDPDPGRRDLVLRHFTPDDIARGREYIRNGFAARVAYGYVQLFILLLLWRSGVMRLLETRLETAMPGSFWFSGALLVLAVLVAERLCMMPFDYYLGHVCERRMGFSEMTAAQWAWRYLKGCLVGWTIQTVGIMTVFAVLRWCGSWWPVLLPVATTGYGIAVTLLMPYVITPLFYVQKPLAEGALRERIMQIAGQAGVPVDDIYEIDESTYSKHTNAYFTGLFGRKRIVLYDTLIKSHTVDEAALIFAHEAGHWRHDHVRIGLTLGFLGALAGAFALWWLYPMLQGDPAMLLGEIWKPSNLPFFLAATIVLGLLTAPVEAQISQYFERQADWASLELTGLEKVYVDAEARLARDNRSDLLPHPWRVFWLYSHPPAIDRIAMAEKFARERTVIK from the coding sequence ATGATGCGGTACGTGTGGGCGCTGGTGATCGCCTGGGCGCTCGTCAGGGCGATTCTTCTCGGCTTCGCCTGGTATGGCGACCCCGACCCGGGCCGGCGCGATCTCGTTCTGCGGCACTTCACCCCCGACGACATCGCCCGGGGCCGCGAATACATCCGCAACGGCTTCGCGGCCCGCGTCGCGTACGGCTACGTCCAGTTGTTCATTCTGCTGCTACTCTGGCGAAGCGGCGTCATGAGACTTCTCGAAACGCGTCTGGAAACGGCGATGCCCGGAAGTTTCTGGTTTTCCGGGGCTCTGCTTGTTCTCGCCGTTCTCGTGGCGGAGCGTCTCTGCATGATGCCGTTCGATTACTATCTGGGCCATGTCTGCGAGCGCCGGATGGGGTTCAGCGAGATGACGGCGGCGCAATGGGCCTGGCGATACCTGAAAGGTTGCCTGGTCGGCTGGACGATCCAGACCGTCGGCATCATGACGGTTTTTGCCGTGCTCAGATGGTGCGGCAGCTGGTGGCCCGTCTTGCTGCCCGTTGCGACGACGGGGTATGGAATTGCTGTCACCCTGCTGATGCCCTACGTCATCACCCCGCTGTTTTACGTGCAGAAGCCGCTGGCAGAAGGGGCCTTGCGCGAGCGCATCATGCAGATCGCGGGCCAGGCGGGAGTGCCGGTCGATGACATCTACGAGATCGACGAGAGCACGTATTCGAAACATACCAATGCCTATTTCACCGGCCTCTTCGGCCGCAAGCGCATCGTTCTCTACGACACGCTCATCAAGAGCCACACGGTCGACGAGGCGGCGCTGATCTTCGCCCACGAGGCCGGCCACTGGCGCCACGATCACGTCCGCATCGGCCTCACGCTTGGCTTTCTCGGCGCCCTCGCCGGCGCGTTCGCCCTGTGGTGGCTGTATCCGATGCTGCAGGGCGACCCCGCGATGCTGCTGGGCGAAATCTGGAAACCATCGAACCTGCCGTTCTTTCTCGCCGCGACGATCGTGCTTGGCCTGCTGACGGCGCCCGTCGAAGCCCAGATCAGCCAGTATTTCGAACGCCAGGCCGACTGGGCCTCGCTCGAGCTGACCGGCCTCGAAAAAGTCTACGTCGATGCCGAGGCACGCCTCGCGCGCGACAACCGGAGCGATCTGCTCCCGCATCCCTGGCGCGTTTTCTGGCTCTATAGCCACCCGCCCGCCATCGACCGCATCGCCATGGCCGAGAAATTTGCACGGGAACGAACTGTCATCAAATGA